The DNA segment AATGCACATTGCAAGGAGATTACTATGTAATAAAAAcatgtgttattgttattgtactGAAAAGCTGGAGGAAATAATTATAAAAAGGCTCAAAAGTGttttgatgcattctcaatcatccaggaaagtaaatctccaaaagttgaatctgttcatctggacgtagcgttttgtgggagaaacgtttcatcactcatccaagtgacttcttcagtctcagctgactgcaggtttccccaaaccttataaacaggacatttgcataatgtcctgtacatctttcgccatcttacaatgctgtgattgcagccattccccaactctctgtgaatggtactcatggccattgatcagtgttctttgatcagtgggttttggtcagtgattgttgatcaatggtcatgggaatttgcataattatgattaaggaactgacctcacagcccattgttccttcagtgggctggtttcagtcattatgcaaatgtcctgtttataaggtttggggaaacctgcagtcagctgagactgaggaagtcacttggatgagtgactagggatgggtattgataagattttaacgattccgattccattttcgattctgtttaacgattcgattctttatcgattctcttatcgattcttatttttaaaaaggagaacactaaggtcgattagcttagaattttgttttatatcttctctttgaacaagatagaaatttaggagtaacatggccttataaacccaacagtgagatcttaagagatccctacggctcttcaatggggtgtcacagggtccccggggaaaattgtaaatgtaaaataataaaataaatattcttctgtagcaataacaaagtataacataaattattctgtagcaattacacaagaatatccagtaatgtccctgcctacaattaaacacattcacttaccatctgctgtggcaaatggctgcaaggtttttaccacaaacttagtcactgctcggtgacattcggggcctgaaaagagacgctaccggtggactgcagcgacaactgccagcggcgccagccagactctgtctgtctctctcatcacggtcacctaaatgcacagtaatggcaggttttgtaataaagcagatcgcgctaacataatatgcactgttagttgattatttacctgccgcattaacggagaggacgtgcaaacgttaccgctgctgctgggttgagattcacgagtccggagcggaattaaaaacacgacattcatttaaggttatcgcgtgttttgtgagcaaatgcttttgcatattcgtagtgtttcctcccttaaatgaaatatctactttgcaagtattgcaagttgccctgttgtcatccgttctggtaaagtataaacaaacttttgagcgtttgagccgcttaggcgccgtgtttcctgccaggtacgctccggCGCCCGCAACGTGGTGGCGTCATTCGGGCGACTGGAATGATAaaggaatcgtttgcaaaatggcaaacgattccaaggaattgaaaaagtgggaaccggttctcaacaagaaccggttttcgatacccatccctatgagtgacgaaacgtttctcccacaaaacgctacgtccagatgaacagattcaacttttggagatttactttcctggatgattgagaatgcatcaagacgttttaaCCCACTTTGGCAAGGACTGCCTAAAGCTTGTACGTCAGTATGAGCAAACAGCACGTAAGATGGCGGACTACAGGAACCACCTGAGATTCAGCCTCAGATGCCGACAAAACAGGATTACTCCTCAAAGTCTGCAAATGAGCTCTTCAGTTAAAGGCTTCCGGGCAACAAAAATCCTCCAGAAGGCACAGCATCAGTTGCTTAATGAACGGGTGAGGCAGACAAATTTTACCATCGACATGCTAAAATCTCAAGAGGAGCGGATCCGACGGAGACTGACAACGCTTTTAGATGAGAATACTCTTCAAAAGGTCTTTGACTTCACTGAGAAGGCTCATCTAGCACAGCACAAGAAGTCTAAGACcaggcaacaaaggaagttCGACTTACTTGTTGTACGTCGGAAACCACTGCAAAATACGGAGAGTGTCCTCAGTGGCCAGAAGAGACAAGGATACGGCACggaggatgtggacaagtgggtgaagaatttgtctgacagacagctcacccaaacagagaaaaacatccttgctgGGTTGAATTTTGCTGTCACACCGAGAAAAATCCCGctagtggagctgatcacagccacagaatcAGCAATTCGTAACAACAATATTTcagaagtggaagcagagcaaccaCGGACGAAAGTTTcgcctgtctcagcaatgcaaagccccagcatccaacatctccatggaggagaggaaggcgctcacatcacttagtgatgacagcaacattatcatccttccggcagacaagggtaggtaggtgcacagtattgcttaaccagaaagactatcatgagaagattttgtcactactcagtgatgaaaatacttatgagcccctgaaacgagacccaggaagtggttacaggaagagggtgatagactgtctgaagcagttagaacaagacaaggctactgaccggacctcataccacaggctgtacccaggggagtctacaccaagtctgtatggtttaccgaaaatacataagcagggtgcacctttaagacctattgtctgcatgatcaactcggtcacctataacatctccaagtttctggcttcgatcctcaacccgctggtgggcagctctgaacaccacatccaaaacaccctggattttgttgagaaggtgagagatgtcattatggaggcagatgaaaccatggtctcgtctgacgttacatctctcttcacttgcatcccagtcatggaagcgttggaggtagttcagaagagattacaggatgacaccaacctcagcaacaggaccactctcagcatcgaccaagtgtgtttgcttttggaactgtgtcttcattccacctacttcacatacaagggtcagttctacaggcagaaacatgggtgtgccatgggctccccagtttcacccatcgtggccaatttgtacatggaagaagtggaaaagagggctttgctatcctatcctggaacaccaccaagccattggttcagatatgtggatgacacctgggtgaaaatcaaatctcaggacgtactacacttcatggatcacattaactcggtggaccaacacatcaaattcaccagggaggatatgaaaagtgtcaggttagccttcttagactgtgagatttccatcagtaatgggggacatctaaaagctgacgtgtaccgtaaacctacacatacggatcagtatctaaggtttgactctcatcatccactggagcacaaactgggtgtcatcaggacgctacaacacagagcgaacaccatccccactgacacagcggccagggaggcagaagaacagcacatcaagaaggccctgagtaaatgtggctatccctgctggacttttgtcaaagctggaaagacacccaaagaaagctccagccgatccaggagagaaggacaaccgctgcccaggcgaaaacctgtagtgatcccatatgtgtcaggagtatcggagcagttgagacgcattttttctaaacaccaggtctctgtggcttttaaaccccaaaataccctgcgccaaaaactggtccaccccaagtatcgggtcccccgacacaaacagagtaacatagtgtacgctgttaagtgccaggaggattgccaggatttatacatcgggaaaccaaacaacctctggcgaagcggatggcacaacacagaagagctacctcgtcaggccaggactctgcagtctatttacacctacaggccagtggacactctttcaaggatgaggatgtacacatcttggacagggaagaacgctggtttgagcgctgagtcaaggaggccatttacgtgaaaagggaaagaccatctctgaatcgaggaggggcctaagggtacatctttcgccatcttacaatgctgtgattgcagctattccccaactctctgtgaatggtactcatgaccattgatcagtgttctttgatcagtgggttttggtcagtgattgttgatcaatggtcatgggaatttgcataattatgattaaggaactgacctcacagcccattgttccttcagtgggctggtttcagtcattatgcaaatgtcctgtttataaggtttggggaaacctgcagtcagctgagactgaagaagtcacttggatgagtgacgaaacgtttctcccacaaaacgctacgtccagatgaacagattcaacttttggagctCAAAAGTGTTGTTTTGTGGCCAAATGGGAGTTTGCTGGAGCAGTATTGCTGAGGTTGATAACTCTTCTTCTCACTCTGTTACCATGGTTTTACTGTACTTGTTACTGTACTTCAGTAGAATTTCTGGTATCTGTATTTTATAGGACATTAGGCTAATTATTCACAAccatattcatttattttggaaATGTACAATGTAGAGTTTAAGAATGTAGTGAATTCCCGTTGTTTATATATCAATGCAAAAACCTAAGGTCAATTCTCAAAATTCACCAACAGCGCAACACGTCACAAACAGATCCACATTTTCTGCCTCTGTACCTGGATAGCGGCTGGCTGCAGCACCCAAGGACTCCTCGAGCAACATCTGTCTCTCtctagcagcacctgtccctctccAACTCCTTCAGTTCACCTCATAAACTCATTATCATGCTCTGTTTTgtgatttacttttatttgtgtttgacaaGTTTTGTGGTCTTGGCATATATGTCACAAACCATGTCTTGGCTTTTTGTGGAGCTAAATGCCATGTCAACTGAGTGAGTAAGTACATGAAAACCTATTGAAGCTATATTATAAAACTATATTGTGACTTGTGATTCTTTTCCCTATGCTGAAACACTACACAGATCTTTCCCACACCTGCTGAATCCCGCTGTAACCCATGACTGTACTCATTTTACTGTTTAGTTGTGGAGGCAAAGTCGCCCGCTGCAATGCAGACAACAGACAgtagttattttttaaagttctcTTTTACTGAATTTGCCCCTACAAAATAGATTCGTcatttatcatgtagaaaaactgagatgtaCAGATGAAAttgtgattctttttttaatatcaaaATATCTCAGGTTTTAAATGTGTACTTAAACTGACAGAAGGATGATACTGACCGGTTATGCTCCAAGCCAGaagttgtgatttggtgctacatacatgaactgaactgaactgaactgaattgctCTAGCCCTCTTAACATCACAGTACGTGAATTAAATGAATTACATTAAATCATGTACCAACTGTCAACAAAACATTAGCAACACGTTTTCAGAAAGTACGTAACATTTAGAAAAAGCCCAAAGTCGGCCTGTGGATCCCACAGAGGCATTTCCCTCTGGACAAGCAAGGCAAGTGCTTGAGAAGGCAAGCTCCATGTTTTAAGTACATAGGTTCATTGAATTGCTTTTAATCATTGGTCTAATTTTTGTAGTGCTGTGTTGTTGCACTTCAAATTGTTGTTGCAGAAAGCTGTTACAGtgtttttaaaaccaaaaatacTAAGGCAGCTGATGTATTTATAGTAAATACAATTTTGTTGTTCTATTTTGTTAATTTTAGTTGGCCTATGACATTCAGTATCCTAGTTAACATTGTGATGTTCACATATGCTCTAACGTTTTCATCTTACCACGGTATTATTGTATAGGACACGGGCTGTTAACCCCGAGACCTCCGGTACAACTCCTCTCCAGCTCCGAACAACGAGAACCCCCTTTCCCTTCCTGCACACACTCACTGACttttcctgcagcacaaccaaacatgtctcttaaagaaacaacaacagtgcACACAGtgccgggcggcggccaggagcggaggccctggcggactgatccctggctgccaagactggcaataggaacatggaatgtcacctctctggtggggaaggagcctgagttagtgcgtgaggttgagaggtactggctagatatagtcggtcTCACCTCTatgcatggcttgggctctggaaccagtctcctggaggggggctggactctgtctcagtctggagttgcccctggtgagaggcggtgggctggggtgggtattctaatatcccctcggcttgctgctggtatgttgggttttttcccagtggatgagagggtttgttccctgcgcctcagggttggggaacgggtcctgactgtcatctgcgcttatgcgccgagtggcagttcagagtacccagccttcttagagtccctgggggggggAGGCTCTTTGAGGTTTTGTATATTGCTTCTCTGTGTGGCCATTAGGGGGAGATGCTGACTTTGCTATATattatttgaattatttttctGCAAGTGTGCAAATTGTTTTCTGATTCTTTGTAATCTACAGTGCTAAAGCTCAATCTAACAGCAACAAAGAGTTCTCACATCTAGTTTCACAAGCATATTTATAATGGAACATTAGAAAATGAAATAAGATAACAGTAGGTGTGTGAATGATCACTAAGCAGTACTACTGACAGTAATAGAAGGCCCCAAAAACCTAATTTTGCTTAGGCCTGCCTTGAGGAATACTTCACAATGTCTCCTCTGAGCTGAACTACTTATTTCTCCTCCCTGCAAGTCATCACTTAcacttgttttctctctctcatgaCCCTCCTAGACTACGTCCTAGGCCCACCTAGGCTACATCACTCTTTGTCAGCTCATTTTATATAGTTATATCATTATAAATCAACCTACTGAGCTTAATGGCAATTTTGTGAATCTGCCTTTTGGGTACAGTCATTTACAATTCTTAACagttgcatttaaaaaacacacacacacagtgtcatataaaccattcaatctgtgtctctgtgtaagGCCAAACTTCCCCAACCATCCCATCTTCATTCATTCACCTGACTATAAATGAACACACTAAGCATGAAATCCCTCACCTGAGTCTGCTTTCTATGTTAAGtagcattctcacatacacaTAAtgttacacacaaaaaaagtatGTACAGTCCTATACACTTTACAGATATTCAGGTGCATGCAGGCAAAGGTAGCCTGGCTGTTCCTGTGCCTCTGACTTCCACTTAAACTCTGTTATCAGATTCTAAATATACTGTGCTGGTGCTTATCGTCTGTGGCCTCAAATGCTCAAGCTCCATGTTCCATTTAAAGATTTACACAATTTTAAGTGTTctcatttatatacagtctgttaaGTGCATTAAGTTCATTCAACATCGATTTTGTAGAGTAGAAGCCAGTGTATGATTTTCGGAATCAACATTATTCTTTCCCAGATCGTCTTTTGCTGTGAACCGCGTGGCTTTGGTTTCTGTTTCCGATGATGTTCCCTCAAACAGCTTAGCCATAAAGGCAAAGCCATTATTCTTGATATAGGATTTCCCAGCAAAGGTGTAGAGGACCGGGTTagcacagctgctgatgaaggACAAAGCTGCGGCCACCGCTCGGGTTAACTCGGCGATATCATGCAATCTGCAGGGAAGAAAGTTAAAGTTGGATTTTTCACATTGATGGTGATTGTTTTTGTACAGAGCGCCATTATAGCCTCGTCTGACTGACTCAAGTACCCCTTAATCATCACCTGCAATATCAAGACATATTGAGACCTTCCTTAAAAGATGCTTTCTgagtcttttattattattctttggCTTCTCCTTCAGGGGTCTGCAACCACATAATCCCCAGGGAtaattaaagtattctgattctgaattttctctgcAGTCTTTTCCTCCTTCCTGGCAGCTCCTTATTACACATCTGTTATCCAGTTTACCTACTACTCAACTAGGGGTGGGTTTCGATAATTGAATTTCcgattaaaatcgattttagcttgaataaagtgatactgattcattaaatcctgaatcgacttttaaatataaatgtattttgatattataaacgccagaatctcaggttaaacctcacaaaactattccaacaaccaccaaacaacaACCATCTCCAAACTAAATTGAAtggcagcaaaagaagatcaaaactatGCTTCACGTTTCATAAACATCGCCATTAATTcgctctgacttttgctgttttgcttccaccacaataaaatcacaattcctgcacagctctctctctctctctctctctctctctcttgctctctctcagtgtacttcaagaattGTTTCccattacccaccagtctaccattGTTTACAGCGTTGTCGGCCGCGTTGTCTTTAATAAACCCTCTGTATCTTTAcactgcttcacttcagcagcatcagtaaTGTCCATATACTGATTTGtgattttcttccatttttgatttactgcagaatatttttaaggttatctgctataaaaagccaggccaggaaactCTCCTtattctttttctgtgttttacccTCAGttgctttgacacaaaggcatctgctgtgttgcttacacctctgatgaagtctcacaagtgccagtactgataaatgatcagaattataatatctCTGACTGTCTGGGTCAAAATTGAATCggaatcgaatcgattctagaaatcagtgacgatacccatcTCTGTCTCTTGTTTGTTAGAGCGTCAACCTTTTGGATGGTAAGGTGAACATGGTATTCACAGAGAGATTTCTGGAAGTGGTCCTGAACCCCTGCAGTGATTTTCCACAACAGAATCCTGCCTGCTTTTAATGCAGTGTCACATGAAGCCCGAATAttgagatttctccagattttgGAATATTTTGATAATATTATTACTGAAGATGGCGACACATTCAAACTCTTTACAATTAAAGTATATTCAGTTTACTGGATGGTAAAAATTAAATCTAGGTGTATGTCACTGcatgcacagagacagactACATATATCAGCTTTGAATTACAGAGTATTGTTATTACTGGACATAATGCATAAAATGACAATATTGTACTTCACTAACTTTAGCACCATGTTTATGAAAATCTTCAGTTACTCACCGTTTTCTTGTTTCTGAGTTTTTTGGGTACCACTCAGCTGCCACCTtgggtgaaaaataaaaaccccaCTCAGTATTCAATCGAATGCTCAGATAATCGATTTACAAACAGATTTGATGTGGTTATTAGGTTATTGGTAAAGAAGATGCCCTTGCATACCTGTACCAGGTTGACGACGTGGTACGGCAACCAGAACAGGCCAAACATGATGACGATAGCCAGGATGAGTTTCTCACTGCGGATATTTCGTTGAAACTTGGTCTCCCTCAGGCGTTTCAGGATGAGAACGTAGCTGGTTATAATGATTGCATAAGGAATAATGAATCCTGCCACTGTCTGAAAGGCGTACTCAAACCTCACCTGCACATGAGAGGATATAAAGAAAAGCCGTTTCCTTAgatatgaaatgaaaaacaaagaaatagagCCAAAATTATGAAATTGTTTAAACTGATCAACTTCTCTGGTTCTTTTTCGTCAAATGAgaggacaaaatgaaacatctGAAGACCTAAAACCAAGTAATGTTGTTATGGTCTTTGATCTGAAAAGGGCCATTCTgcaaaataaatcattttactTTATGTAGTTTTAGAATATTTTGATTCTAATACTTTTGTCACCTTACTTAAGGAGGACTTTTACTTGCAAAGAAGGAATGTTTTACAGAAGAGCATTACTACAATTATTAAGGATCAATGCAAAATGATTTTCAGACTTTTGTGCAGTGCCACTGCTCATGCATCAGTATCTATTGTGGGCTCAAGAGCTTAAAAAACGTGCAGTCTGGTGTAATTTTAGTTATTTTATCAACACTTTGAACACTAGTTAAGCTGGAGCTTCCAAGGCCTTAAACACAGTAACAAACACATCTGCAATATTTCTTTCATCTCAATTTCAGATAGTCTGTTCCTGTTAAAATCAGCAAATGTTTTAGCTGTCTAATTGTTCATCAAATCATATCTAATAAAGTGTAGAGTATTATAAAATGGTAttaccattttttctttttttttgacactGTAGTTTTTATCAATAGTTACAGTTTAAACAGACATATACTACATTTCAggagaaataaacaaacaaccaaaataTCCTCCTTTAATCTGAGAATGTAAGTCATTTTTTCCATTGCCTAGATTTCCCCAACAACATTTAGCCAGTCTTTTAAAGAACCATGAATGAAGAATTCTGACCCTTTTGCTCAAAGCATGTGATCATGTTCAATACCTCATTCACTATTTCATGGGCTCTCACGGGCAGAAGGTTTTTCGAAGGCATTTTGATGATGGAAACAAATATGGTTATGAATCTAATCAGATCAGTGCCAGACAGACAACCAACACAAGTGTACTTACGTGTCTACgcagtgtgtgattgggtgcaCACAAATATTTTGTTTGATTCATATCATCAGTTACTTCTTTCACATCTCGAAACACCAACGAGGGGATAGACATGACCATCACTAGCACCCATGTGCCTAGGATCACCCTCCTCACAACCTTCCTGGTGATCAGGTGATACAGTGTGTGTGGAAAGACCACGGCCAACAGCCTGTTCACACTCATCAGGGTTATCAGAAAGACTGATGCATACATGTTGGAGTGGCACAGGTAGAACACAATTTTGCACATGGCGTTACCAAAGACCCATGTCCGCAACGCCAGGAAGATGATGAAAAAGATGGAGAGAGCCATGAGGAACCCATCAGCACATGCCAAGTTGAGGATGAGGAGAGTGGTGACTGAGCGTTGTCGGCAGCGAGCCAGGATGCTCCAGACAATGAAGAGATTTCCAGGGACACCCAGGAGGAAGACCAAGCTGAAGATGAGGGCACCAATGGCTGAGGAATAGTCATTTTTCACAGCATTTTCCACATCAGGGTCAGGAGTAGTCTCTGGGCCAGTCAGGAATGAGACACTTATGTTGTTCATGCTAGATGAACTTTTGAACCTGAAAGAAAAACCCATTGTTTTTTTTGACTCTCCAATTGAAACATGAATTACTAGTCAAGAAAGAGCTTCAACATACATACTTAACAGACATATTCCCTACCTGCACTTATTAAGCTTGggttttctctaatccacagaGTCAAAAGTATATGCACAGGTCAAATATATATGTACACCTCCTctaatatttaatataataGTTTAAATATCCCTTAGCAAGTTTCACCTCAACCAAGGCTTTTGCTAGCCATTAACAAGCTTCTAGTATAATTGTGGATAACTATCTGATCATTCTTCTTGGCATAAATAGTAGAGTTAAGTTAAATTGGTGGATTTTTTGATATAGACACAACTTTTAAGCAGAGATCAAAAAAATTCAGTAGCGTTGTGGTCAGAGATTTGGGGAGACCAGTCCCCTCACGCTGTGTGTTTTCTCCGCGCTCCAA comes from the Oreochromis aureus strain Israel breed Guangdong linkage group 18, ZZ_aureus, whole genome shotgun sequence genome and includes:
- the LOC116326649 gene encoding leukotriene B4 receptor 1-like — its product is MLWFELTGALSELVSSGYLNAIHITKRKYILKRFKSSSSMNNISVSFLTGPETTPDPDVENAVKNDYSSAIGALIFSLVFLLGVPGNLFIVWSILARCRQRSVTTLLILNLACADGFLMALSIFFIIFLALRTWVFGNAMCKIVFYLCHSNMYASVFLITLMSVNRLLAVVFPHTLYHLITRKVVRRVILGTWVLVMVMSIPSLVFRDVKEVTDDMNQTKYLCAPNHTLRRHVRFEYAFQTVAGFIIPYAIIITSYVLILKRLRETKFQRNIRSEKLILAIVIMFGLFWLPYHVVNLVQVAAEWYPKNSETRKRLHDIAELTRAVAAALSFISSCANPVLYTFAGKSYIKNNGFAFMAKLFEGTSSETETKATRFTAKDDLGKNNVDSENHTLASTLQNRC